The Hyla sarda isolate aHylSar1 chromosome 2, aHylSar1.hap1, whole genome shotgun sequence genome includes the window ctaactttgctgtCCCTCTCTTACATTCTAAGaaccaaaaatcccagaatacccctttaaaggggtactccgccccataaacatcttatcccttatccaaaggataggggataagatgtctgattgctggggactGCCACAatctcccttctgcacctggcattcatttagagcgttgggtgcatccccgagggggcgtggccgtgatgtcacagccctgcccctcaatgcaagtctatgggagggggcatggcagccatcacgccccctcccatagacttgcattgagggggacatGGCCGagacgtcacaagcggggtgtgaccgtgacgtcatgagcctccaccccacatcgccagtcaccggatgtctggggtgcttcagccgagattgcagggtccccagcagcgggtcccctgcaatcagacatcttatccccctttaAGGAGTGTAGTTACCTACAGAACTTGCTTCTGCAGTAAATATGTTAATGGTATAGTCTGTATATTTTAATGTTTGTTATAtaaagcaattttctaaattctaTTGTAAAGGGTCATCATAAAGACTATAAGCCTTGTGGGTGCTCAGTCTCCCACTTAAACTTTACAGTGTTACTGTATCTTGTCAGTTGATTTTTTGTTGTTATCTTCCTACTCTACATAATAAGGATCACTTATAGCTGTAATTCTGTGCTATGGATCTTTGGTATTTTTATGAtgaaataatttgtttttgctcagCTTTTGTAGGAGTGGGAGATTGCTGGCAGGAGGTGAATATGGTTAGGTTGTATTTCACAATAGAAACATGCACAGCAACAGTAATCATCCAAAGACATTTGATGGGTTTCCAGAATTAGCCAAAGTAGGGGGATTTTAGCATATatctaataaaatattttttaaatgtgtttggaGCATTGTCTCCTCAACTGTGATTAGTTTTTGTTATAAATGAATGAACGCATATATAAATCAGCCATTATATACATTATCATTTTCTCTTCCTAACCTCTTCATCGTATAGGTCAAGTTGGACACACATGCCAGATTCACTATACTGTTCAAATACTAAGTGAATGGTGAGTGGAGGATGAAGAATGAAATGCTCGGCTTATTTGGAAAAATTTACACCTTTcgttttaaagaagcactctgataATTTCTTTGTTTTGCTCACATAGTGAAGCCTAGGCTAATATtgcagaataatgtagaggtttttGTGTACCTTTttaagctgatgtggcaggcatgaaatTGTAGACATGTTTTTAATTCCGAGCAAAATTGGATTTGTCATTTTGCCTACATTTCCCACGAATTTGGCTTTGCAAAGAGAGGGTGTTGGTCCCTAATGAGGCCAACCAAGTGGGTTGATATCAGTTCACACTACATGCAATTTAGATGGGTTTTCTTACTCAAAGTATGCTATTAGATAAATATTGTAATGAGGGTCGAAGATCAGGTTGGTCCTGTCCTTCTATTTGGCCCTTATGGCAACCCTTAGTAGTACCCATGTTTTCGTGTCTGTACGTTTGCTTCTCTACCGTGTTTCTGTTTTAACTCCTCTCTCATTTTCCCTTGCCTCCCCTAGGTCTACTCACTCGCTCATACCTGCCTGCCTCGCTGCGGATGACGGGGTACTCACTGGGCACTCGGGTAAGTGTTGCCACATCCCATACACCTACCATGGCAGTTGATGTCAAAATTGCCTCCCTCAACATCAAGGGCTTCAACACCCCTGAGAAGAGAGCGCAGACCCTTTACTCCCTCCACAAACAAAAAGTACATATTATCGCATTGCAAGAGACACACTTTAAAACCGTCCACCTCCCGCCCTTTAGCTCCAGATACTACTTACAGTGGTTCCACAGTACGAATCCCGAAGCCAGGATGAAAGGCATCTCTATAGCCTTTCATAAATCTCTGCCCATCCAGGTGTCCTCTCTGTTAGACCCTAATGCTAGGTATGTCTTCCTTAACTGCACGTTAGCTGGTAAGGCCCTCACCATAGCCTCCATATACCGCCTAACCACTCCCAAATACCTTTCCTCCTCTGCACTCTTGATGCCTTTACTGAGTTTGCTACAGGCGCTATAATACTATGTGGAGATCTAAGTATACCCCCTCTTCCCAACCTATGACACCTCTACTGGGTCCTCCGCCATCTCCCATGCTAAACTAAGGGCCTTGAGACGTAGGTTACATGACTTACAGCTGAGTAATATATGGCGTACTTTCCACCCCCAAGAGAGAGACTGTACATTTTTATTCCCACCCCAGACATTCATATAGTAGAATAGACTACATATTCTTCCCTCACCATCTTCTCAATGCTGTCTCTTCAGCCTCCATAGGCATAATGACACTATCCGACCATGCTCCCGTTTTCTTTACCTTTTCTATGTCCTCCTTCACCAAGCCCCATGCTTCTTGGAGGCTTAATGAATCTCTGCTCCTGGACACTTTTTGCCTGCAGGACCTCAGAGACTCCGTTTGTCATTTTGACCTTGACCATGCTTCAGACCCTACATACCCTGCGATGAAATGGGACGCTCTGAAATGTGTGCTTAGAGGGGTGCTTATGAAGCATGGGGATCGGTTGAAAAGGGACAACTCCGCCAAATTCCTATTGCTGACACAGAAACTCAAAGCTCTAGAAACCCTACACAAAAGCTCCCAACAGGATCAGGTGTATAGGGAGCTGACCCGAGTTCGACATGAGCTGTTAGAACTATTGAATACCTCATGCCGCCATTTTAAACAGCTCACAGGCAAAACCTTTTACGAATGGAGTAACAAGTCTGGTCGCCTCTTAGCATCTGCTCTTAAATCCAAGCACTCGTCCACATTCCTACCAGCCATCCGGACTGTCTCTGGCTCCATCTCACATCTCACACCAGATATACTCGATACCTTTCGTGCATATTACAAAGACCTGTACAACCTACCCAAACCCTCCGCCCACTCACCTATAATAACACCGCCCCCATCCCTGCAACATTACATAGCCTCCACTgaataattcataaagaaaaaggcgtcaaacaggacataattgacacaaagtatactttattaacatgaaaaatgacaagacatttaaaataatttaaaagaatacatatatagtagtaaacatgaatccaagagatgctgagagagaagaacgggggctatgcttgtctgccagggaaaaagttaaataaatagtGCACATAAGTATTGTTTCCCATGAATTAATGAGGGAGGCTACGGCTCAAGGGTTGTGGAATAGATATTAGGAACTGATCCGGCAATGCTCGGATCGCAATTAAATACAGAAAATCAGAGAGCAAGAGAGAGCCCCAGGGGATCAAAAGCGCATTATAAGTAGAACAAACCCTAAGCTAGACAATATAaggaaatactttaccaagtggagcagagagtacaatgctacagccacccgccacccaacgtttcaccaatgaaggcttcttccggggtgtggtcaatagagtgtggggtatgtatatatgcagaGACTTAACCAATTAAAACCAGGGACAAAAGCACGTGATGTAATTAGGGCGTCGTAATCGCCCATAGGTCACTGTTACCAAGCCTCGCTTTCATACCGAGGTCCGGAAACAGATACGTCTGTCAGCGTGCATCACCTGACAAACCAAGCCTCGCTTCCAAAGCGAGGCTCGGATGTACGGGCCAATCGTATACTGGGATGTGTCATTATCCAGTAGAGAGCCAAGCCTCGCTGTCAAAGCGAGGCTTGGAAAGTGCTCAGATGCGGAGATCCCTACTAAAGCGAAAATTCATAACTCTAGGTAGTTAGTTATAATTATATACAGGCACAAttcaaacataaataaaaaataaaatatattcatttCTATATCAACATATTATAGATTACATATCAGGGACTAAATATCATGATGGGTACATATTGTGAGTAAATACATAAAGAGTACACACTTAAGGTAAGTACATATAATACTAGGGTCACATGTTATGTGGATGCAAGtgcatattattatatttttcatatattcatatattttattatatagataTTCATGCAGCTGCACTGCACAAAGGCAGTACAGCATCATGAAGAATCAAGGTAAGTGCAtcgcgtgcaaaaaaaaaaaataaataaaaaaaaataaaaaaaataaaaaaaaaacaacagaacaaCAGTGAAAAAAAGTCAAGTGCAAGGTGAACACATAGTGACAAAATAAAAGTGACAtgcaggaaaaaagggggggggaaaagAAGGGGGGGAAGAAAGGGGGAAGAGGGGAAGAGGGGGAGAAAAAAGAAACCTATATAAAAATCTACCtagtaaaaaaggggggggaaccATAATGTCAATGAATGTGTGAAAAAgtggaaatatgaaaaatggcTTAATAATTAGTACCACTgtcataattaaataaataaatgggtagCAGTGAATGTTAAATATAATTTAAGCAATTAGATTAGAGCCCCAAagataatataaataaacaaagagGGGCATAAAAATGTGggtatatagaaaaaatataaaataggggAGTGACAGTGTAGTGTGAGATTAGTGTACGGAGTGTAAGATGGGATGAAAGAAGTGAATAGTATGAGTGAAAaacgtatatatgtgattgaaagGCCTGTGTAGAAGTGTGATGAGGTGATAAGAAGAAAGAGGGATTGTAATCATGCATAAAAAAACATAGGGTATAAGAAGTGGGAGTAAAAATATCGTATCAAggaatatataattaattgaaaattagtaataaaattaataataaatataaaaaaagtattaaaaatatatgtaaaagaatatatagAGAGAGGATTGTGACCCTGGAAGTGTACATAAAAAAGTATGTTTTAAAATTGATAAGAGAAAGAGAGTCCCAACATGATTCCGGTGGTAAGGTCACTCCAACGATAGAAGGAGGCTAGAAGTAGTCACGTGATGGCCCTGGTTGGTAAGTCTCATAACACATCTAGATAGACAATCAGataaaaaggaataaattaataaacaacAGTTAAAACAAAATGGAAGCTGCTAAAAAATCACTTAAAACCCATTAATTACACACACTAATAAAAATCCGAGCTCAGAAACCAACCAATACTCCTCACAAAAATGGGGCATAGCTGTTTACCTCATTTAAGCCGTGAGGTACAAGTGTGTCCAGCCTGAAGATCCATCGCGTTTCTCTTTGTGCAACCAATTTCTTCCATTGGCCACCTCTGATACCCACCGGGACGTGGTCGATACCTATGAATTTGAGGAGAGTGGCATCACTGTTATGTTTAAGTTTAAAGTGTCTTGGTAGGGTTTTCAAAGACTGAAGGTTTGTTTCATTGGCTGCCGCATTAATATCCAGGATATGCTCTCTGACCCGTCGGCGGAGCTCCCTGGTGGTCATGCCCACGTATAGCAATTCGCATGGGCATTGTGCAACATATACCACCCCTTTGgttacacagtttattttctgCCTAATTTCATATGACTTGGTACAGGATGAATTGCGAAACATATCAGTCCGTAATATATTACTACATGCAAGGCATTTACCACATGGGGAGCAGCCGTTTTTGGGGCCCTTGGAGCCAAATAAATATGGCTCCTCAGTCTCATAGTGGCTCCTCACCAGAAGGTCCTTCAAGTTTCTATTCCGTCTATATGCAATCGCTGGTCTCGAAGGTATCATACCATTTAGTGTCTCATCCACTTGTAGAACGGGCCAATGCTGTTCAAGTATCTGCCTAATCTCATGGCTACGAGAGTTATAATCTAAAATGCACCTCACCTGGTTGTCAGTTGTCTTGTTGGTCCTTGTTCTATGTAGGGATGACGCACGATCCGTTTTTTTCGCTCTCCAGTATGCCCTTTTAATGCTCCGATTGCTATAGCCCCTTTCACGGAATCTTTTCTCTAGATCACGGGCCTGCATTTCAAAGTCCTGTTCCGTGGAGCACAGGCGTCTTGCACGTAGGAATTGACCTATGGGAATATTTCTGATCAAATGTGTGGGGTGAGCAGAACTGGCGTGTAGTACGGTATTAGCTGAAGTAGATTTACGATGTAGATTCGTCTGGATAAATCCATTGGCGTCCGCCTGTATCTGGATATCCAAAAACTCAATATTAGTTTTATTCACTTTATGCGTTAGATGAATGTTTAAGTTGTTGTTATTGAGGGCATCCATAAACTGTTCCAACTCGTCTAGTGTACCCTGCCAAATAAACAggatatcatcaatgtatctgccccatgacagtacTTTTTCAGCCAAGGGGCAGGTATCCGACGTAAAGAGGGTCCTCTCCCACAACCCAAGGAACAAATTggcatatgagggcgcacaagccGCCCCCATAGCCGTTCCCTGCAGTTGTAGGTAGaagacccctttaaagatgaaaaAATTTCTCGTTAGAATGAAGGACAACAGTTCCAGGATTAAGGCACATAGGTCTCCCTCCAAATTGCTGGATTCCAGAAAAAATTTAGTGGCTGCTATACCGTCATTGTGTCTTATCGACGTGTATAGTGATTCTACATCACATGTCACAAGGTAGGAGTTATCATCTAATTGGACACCATCAAGTCTACGTAGAACATCATTTGAGTCCTTAATGTAGGAAGGTAACAGTTCGACTAGAGGCTTCAAGAAAAAGTCAATCCACTTACATATTGGTTCAGTCAGGGAGTTACACCCAGACACAATAGGTCTTCCAGGAGGTATCAGCGCGTTCTTATGGATCTTCGGCAATAGATATATTGTAGGGATGGTCGGGTACTGTACTCCAGAGGCGCTCACGCACATGGTGGAACAAAACCACTCTTGAAAAATACTTGGCCCAAGGTTTAATTCCGCGGGGACTTAGGATTCAGGTGTTCCCCTCATTCCCTATAGACAGCGATAACTTTAAGGACCAGTGGGAAGCAGCATGCTCCACGTGCTCCAAAACCTTTTTGGAATTATTGGTAAGTCATAATATACAAACACTCACCTCTCTGGAAACTGAGATAGAGGAACTATCTAGAAAGATCCGCCTAGATCTATCTACAGAAGAATTGACGACATGGAACCAAGAAGTGGACTCCTGGTTTAAAGACTGGGAGGAGAAAATCGAAATAGTTAAGGTGAAAAAATTACCAGAGGGATCTGACAGACCTCCAACTAAACCGGGTATATCGCTGGAGGACTCCCCAAACGAACCTGGTAAGAACCTCTTCAATCTCCTCTATTTCTTCGATTGGAGCCTCTTCAAGTACATCTTCATCTAGCTCCCAACGCAATAAATTTAAGAAATCACGACGCAAACCTGAATATAACCAACGCTCCAATGAAAGACGTTTTACCAGACAGAGAGGAGACACACCGGCACCTGGACCTTCCCTTAAGGTAATTAACCTAACAGATGTGACCTTAACCAATGAACAGGAATCTGTGCTTAGCCTGGGTTTATCTTTTTGTCCTCAGGCTAACTTTAATCTTTTCTGTACAGTAAAAGACATTCAACTATTTGCACGACGCCTGATCCTCAAAAAACTGCACACAAGACACTTTGATCTGAATACTGAAAACCTGTTGGGTTCCACGGTAGAACAGGAGGCTATTTTAAACTTACAATCATTACTGGATGAACAGGATCCTATGCCACAACTAGGAACAGGTGAGTACCCGCGCTACCTTTTACCTAAGAGTGTCACCTTCCCTCCTACGACTTTGGTTCCTGAGGTGGATATGTTTATCAAATTGGTAATTAGGGACTTGAGACGCCTGGCAGAAACAAGAGCCAGTGACAATCTAACATACCCCCAGCGAAAGGCTGTTCAAGAACTGAGGGCTTTGAAAAACGTGGTTATAAAACCATCAGACAAGGGGGGTAATGTTGTCCTATGGCCATCTCATATGTACGAGAAGGAAATGTTTAGACAACTACGTGATTCCAATTGCTATAAGCGACTCACTTTTAACCCCCTGATGTCTTATCAACAGGAACTAGCTCATATTCTGGACAATGCTGTGGAGGAAAACATCTTGAATTTGAAACAGAAACAAGGACTAATTATACAGTACCCGACCATCCCTACAATATATCTATTGCCGAAGATCCATAAGAACGCGCTGATACCTCCTGGAAGACCTATTGTGTCTGGGTGTAACTCCCTGACTGAACCAATATGTAAGTGGATTGACTTTTTCTTGAAGCCTCTAGTCGAACTGTTACCTTCCTACATTAAGGACTCAAATGATGTTCTACGTAGACTTGATGGTGTCCAATTAGATGATAACTCCTACCTTGTGACATGTGATGTAGAATCACTATACACGTCGATAAGACACAATGACGGTATAGCAGCCACTAAATTTTTTCTGGAATCCAGCAATTTGGAGGGAGACCTATGTGCCTTAATCCTGGAACTGTTGTCCTTCATTCTAACGAGAAATTttttcatctttaaaggggtcttCTACCTACAACTGCAGGGAACGGCTATGGGGGCggcttgtgcgccctcatatgccAATTTGTTCCTTGGGTTGTGGGAGAGGACCCTCTTTACGTCGGATACCTGCCCCTTGGCTGAAAAAgtactgtcatggggcagatacattgatgatatccTGTTTATTTGGCAGGGTACACTAGACGAGTTGGAACAGTTTATGGATGCCCTCAATAACAACAACTTAAACATTCATCTAACGCATAAAGTGAATAAAACTAATATTGAGTTTTTGGATATCCAGATACAGGCGGACGCCAATGGATTTATCCAGACGAATCTACATCGTAAATCTACTTCAGCTAATACCGTACTACACGCCAGTTCTGCTCACCCCACACATTTGATCAGAAATATTCCCATAGGTCAATTCCTACGTGCAAGACGCCTGTGCTCCACGGAACAGGACTTTGAAATGCAGGCCCGTGATCTAGAGAAAAGATTCCGTCAAAGGGGCTATAGCAATCGGAGCATTAAAAGGGCATACTGGAGAGCGAAAAAAACGGATCGTGCGTCATCCCTACATAGAACAAGGACCAACAAGACAACTGACAACCAGGTGAGGTGCATTTTAGATTATAACTCTCGTAGCCATGAGATTAGGCAGATACTTGAACAGCATTGGCCCGTTCTACAAGTGGATGAGACACTAAATGGTATGATACCTTCGAGACCAGCGATTGCATATAGACGGAATAGAAACTTGAAGGACCTTCTGGTGAGGAGCCACTATGAGACTGAGGAGCCATATTTATTTGGCTCCAAGGGCCCCAAAAACGGCTGCTCCCCATGTGGTAAATGCCTTGCATGTAGTAATATATTACGGACTGATATGTTTCGCAATTCATCCTGTACCAAGTCATATGAAATTAGGcagaaaataaactgtgtaacCAAAGGGGTGGTATATGTTGCACAATGCCCATGCGAATTGCTATACGTGGGCATGACCACCAGGGAGCTCCGCCGACGGGTCAGAGAGCATATCCTGGATATTAATGCGGCAGCCAATGAAACAAACCTTCAGTCTTTGAAAACCCTACCAAGACACTTTAAACTTAAACATAACAGTGATGCCACTCTCCTCAAATTCATAGGTATCGACCACGTCCCGGTGGGTATCAGAGGTGGCCAATGGAAGAAATTGGTTGCACAAAGAGAAACGCGATGGATCTTCAGGCTGGACACACTTGTACCTCACGGCTTAAATGAGGTAAACAGCTATGCCCCATTTTTGTGAGGAGTATTGGTTGGTTTCTGAGCTCGGATTTTTATTAGTGTGTGTAATTAATGGGTTTTAAGTGATTTTTTAGCAGCTTCCATTTTGTTTTAACTgttgtttattaatttattcctttttatCTGATTGTCTATCTAGATGTGTTATGAGACTTACCAACCAGGGCCATCACGTGACTACTTCTAGCCTCCTTCTATCGTTGGAGTGACCTTACCACCGGAATCATGTTGGGACTCTCTTTCTCTTATCAATTTTAAAACATACTTTTTTATGTACACTTCCAGGGTCACAATCCTCTCTctatatattcttttacatatatttttaatactttttttatatttattattaattttattactaattttcaattaattatatattccTTGATACGATATTTTTACTCCCACTTCTTATACCCTATGTTTTTTTATGCATGATTACAATCCCTCTTTCTTCTTATCACCTCATCACACTTCTACACAGGCctttcaatcacatatatacgttTTTCACTCATACTATTCACTTCTTTCATCCCATCTTACACTCCGTACACTAATCTCACACTACACTGTCACTcccctattttatattttttctatataccCACATTTTTATGCCCctctttgtttatttatattatctTTGGGGCTCTAATCTAATTGCTTAAATTATATTTAACATTCACTGctacccatttatttatttaattatgacAGTGGTACTAATTATTAAgccatttttcatatttccacTTTTTCACACATTCATTGACATTATggttccccccccttttttactaGGTAGATTTTTATATAGGTTTCTTTTTTCTCCCCCTCTTCCCCTCTTCCCCCTTTCTTccccccccttctttcccccccccccccccttttttcctgcaTGTCACTTTTATTTTGTCACTATGTGTTCACCTTGCACTTGACTTTTTTTCACTGttgttctgttgtttttttttttttttttttttttttgcacgcgaTGCACTTACCTTGATTCTTCATGATGCTGTACTGCCTTTGTGCAGTGCAGCTGCATGAAtatctatataataaaatatatgaatatatgaaaaatataataatatgcaCTTGCATCCACATAACATGTGACCCTAGTATTATATGTACTTACCTTAAGTGTGTACTCTTTATGTATTTACTCACAATATGTACCCATCATGATATTTAGTCCCTGATATGTAATCTATAATATGTTGATATAGaaatgaatatattttattttttatttatgtttgaaTTGTGCCTGTATATAATTATAACTAACTACCTAGAGTTATGAATTTTCGCTTTAGTAGGGATCTCCGCATCTGAGCACTTTCCAAGCCTCGCTTTGACAGCGAGGCTTGGCTCTCTACTGGATAATGACACATCCCAGTATACGATTGGCCCGTACATCCGAGCCTCGCTTTGGAAGCGAGGCTTGGTTTGTCAGGTGATGCACGCTGACAGACGTATCTGTTTCCGGACCTCGGTATGAAAGCGAGGCTTGGTAACAGTGACCTATGGGCGATTACGACGCCCTAATTACATCACGTGCTTTTGTCCCTGGTTTTAATTGGTTAAGTCtctgcatatatacataccccacactctattgaccacaccccggaagaagccttcattggtgaaacgttgggtggcgggtggctgtagcattgtactctctgctccacttggtaaagtatttcctTATATTGTCTAGCTTAGGGTTTGTTCTACTTATAATGCGCTTTTGATCCCCTGGGGCTCTCTCTTGCTCTCTGATTTTCTGTATTTAATTGCGATCCGAGCATTGCCGGATCAGTTCCTAATATCTATTCCACAACCCTTGAGCCGTAGCCTCCCTCATTAATTCATGGGAAACAATACTTATGTGCactatttatttaactttttccctggcagacaagcatagcccccgttcttctctctcagcatctcttggattcatgtttactactatatatgtattcttttaaattattttaaatgtcttgtcatttttcatgttaataaagtatactttgtgtcaattatgtcctgtttgacgcctttttctttatgaattattcTATGTCTTGTGGCGTAGGACCTACTGTGTGGGAATTTTTTTCTTTGGGTATCTCATAGCCTCCACTGGCCTACTGCGCCTACCACGATCTGTCATCCAAGCACTGGAATCCCCCTTCACCCCTGAGGAGGTGGGGTTTGCAATTTCCGCCCTTCCGGCGGGTAAGAGCTCTGGACCGTACGGTTATACCTCAAAATTCTACAAGACCCTCCGGGTGGAGTTGCTGCCCTCACTCCTCCAGGGGTTTAATAATTTCTCTGCAgattctcccctcccccctcctttcTGAAAGCGTATATTACAGTCATACCCAAAGAGGGTAAAGATCCTCTCCTCTGCCCAAGCTACCGGCCAATATCCCTGATAAATGTGGACGCCAAGCTGTTCGCAAAATTACTAGCCAACAGATTGGCGGACCATTTGGGCTCCCTTATCCACCCTGATCAAGTGGGCTTTGTCCGCGTCCGGGAGGCACGGGACAACACCCTGAGGGTCTTCTCATCGATTCACCACACACGGTGTAGTGggacccctctcctcctcctatccctggacgcggagaaggcctttgatcgggTGGACTGGGACTTTATGACAGCGGCACTCTCTCAACTGGGGCTGGGGAAACTAATGTTAGATAGGAGCCTGGCTTTGTACTCGAACCCTTCCACTCAACTTCCTATAAATGGTCACCTTTCTGCCCCTTTCCCCATCAGAAACGGTATGAGACAAGGCTGTCCCCTATCTCCTCTCAAATACGTTCTCTGTATGGAACATCTACTCACAGATATTAGACAGAACCCAGACATACGTGGTTTGCCCCTGGCCTCCTCCCAATACAAATGCTCGGCGTTTGCCGACGATCTCCTTTTATTTCTGACCTCTCCACCGATTTCCTTGCCCTCAATTCTCAATACCATACGCACATTTTCTCGACTCAGCAACTATAAACTTAACCATACCAAGTGTGAGGCACTCAATGTGTCCCTATCCGCACAGACGTGGATGACTCTGAAGTCGTCCTATCCCTGTAAGTGGCAAGAACGCTCCCTCAAATATTTAGGTGTACACATACCTACGGACTTAGTGGACTCGTATCGCCTTAACTTTCCCCCTCTATAAACACTACGCTCTGATTTGACCAGATGGGAGCGCAGAGACTTCTCATGGTTGGGCAGAGTCAACCTGTTCAAGATAAATGTTCTACCCAGACTACTGTACCTATTTTCCTGTATTCTAGTTCACTTGCTTCGCTCCTTCTTCCGAGAGGTCTCTGCGCTACAAACTAAATTTGTCTGGGCGTCATCCCCGCCTAGCTAGACATGTCTTGATTAGGCGTAAACAGAAAGGGGGATTGGCACTACCTGACTTCTCATCTTATTACCTAGCCACCACTCTCACTAGACTACTTGACAGCTTCCATCACAGGGTGACTAAACAATGGATTACTTTTGAAAGCGAATCTTCGGGGATTGATGTCAAATCTATATTATGGCAACCTAAACACATGATGCCCAAACAGGGTCCCGCAGATATCCCCCCGATTGCAGCCTCCCTGCTCGCCACATATAAGACATATCTGAAACACACTCCCCTACTGTCCCCAGCTGGCCCGCTCACCCCCTTGTGTGGTAATCCGGCTTTTCGACCGGCTCAACATGTCACATCGTTTTTGTCCCTGTGCCGAACAGACGCACCCACGTTCTGAGATTTCATCTCACCTGGGGGACTACGAACCCTCACAGACCTCCTCCAGGGCTCACCACCATCCATAAGCCATTCTTTCCAATACTCCCAACTGACTCACtattacaaatcccagaatgtctGCCTAGCTCTCCAGAGAGATCTCACAGCCT containing:
- the LOC130357468 gene encoding uncharacterized protein LOC130357468, which translates into the protein MCVSASGVQYPTIPTIYLLPKIHKNALIPPGRPIVSGCNSLTEPICQFLRARRLCSTEQDFEMQARDLEKRFRERGYSNRSIKRAYWRAKKTDRASSLHRTRTNKTTDNQVRCILDYNSRSHEIRQILEQHWPVLQVDETLNGMIPSRPAIAYRRNRNLKDLLVRSHYETEEPYLFGSKGPKNGCSPCGKCLACSNILRTDMFRNSSCTKSYEIRQKINCVTKGVVYVAQCPCELLYVGMTTRELRRRVREHILDINAAANETNLQSLKTLPRHFKLKHNSDATLLKFIGIDHVPVGIRGGQWKKLVAQRETRWIFRLDTLVPHGLNEMCYETYQPGPSRDYF
- the LOC130357946 gene encoding uncharacterized protein LOC130357946 — protein: MIPSRPAIAYRRNRNLKDLLVRSHYETEEPYLFGSKGPKNGCSPCGKCLACSNILRTDMFRNSSCTKSYEIRQKINCVTKGVVYVAQCPCELLYVGMTTRELRRRVREHILDINAAANETNLQSLKTLPRHFKLKHNSDATLLKFIGIDHVPVGIRGGQWKKLVAQRETRWIFRLDTLVPHGLNEMCYETYQPGPSRDYF